The Marinilongibacter aquaticus genome has a window encoding:
- a CDS encoding OmpP1/FadL family transporter encodes MKKLWILVWAIAVPNILQAQQLNLSGHFYGEDAFKFSNYDLSGSARARGMGGAFTALGGDASSALINPAGLGFFNRSEVSISPVFSNQSTSTSYINNTQGLNSSNVSLGHFAAVFGNNRSNGKKKSSAFAISFHTLVNFKNAYGYSGVNQASSMMDYFAEQADLRGASTETLNSEFDTNSGYAYSPEALYYQSYMINYANDTDGYVVAENSLPVNQSGKVDETGKLSQMNLAYGLNLNDQTYLGASLGIQTLNYDMISTHDEAFPDGEFFNGFSYTDELLVKGTGVNLSLGVIQRLTDDLRLGVNLTTPTMMKTQETYYSQISIDDIPNAINPAPGFKTIATAPNDYQYRITSPLRANAGLAYFLPQKIGVFSVEAEYVGYKGMKLKDKTSQQWSTDQNNAVSAFYKDVVNVKAGLELRRKSMYLRGGLNYLGDPYAFDDGVDRSKIVGSAGLGYRSAKFFVDVSFNMTKFNQAYTPYTLSDPTKYASANVDNKNGNLAISVGTFF; translated from the coding sequence ATGAAAAAGTTATGGATTCTGGTTTGGGCCATAGCGGTTCCAAATATTTTACAAGCACAACAGCTTAATCTTAGTGGGCACTTTTATGGAGAAGATGCTTTCAAGTTTTCAAATTACGACCTCAGCGGCTCGGCAAGGGCTCGAGGAATGGGTGGGGCTTTTACGGCCCTTGGTGGTGATGCGAGCAGTGCCCTGATCAATCCCGCGGGTTTGGGCTTTTTCAACCGTTCCGAGGTGAGCATCAGCCCAGTTTTCTCGAATCAAAGTACGAGCACGAGTTACATAAACAATACGCAGGGCTTGAATTCGAGCAATGTGTCTTTAGGACACTTTGCGGCTGTTTTTGGAAACAACCGTAGCAACGGGAAAAAGAAGAGTTCGGCTTTCGCCATCAGTTTCCACACCTTGGTCAATTTCAAAAATGCTTACGGGTATTCGGGTGTAAATCAAGCGAGTTCGATGATGGACTATTTTGCAGAACAGGCAGATCTGCGTGGAGCGAGTACCGAAACCTTGAATTCTGAATTTGACACAAATTCAGGCTATGCCTATTCGCCAGAGGCCTTGTATTACCAATCCTATATGATCAATTACGCCAATGACACCGACGGCTATGTCGTGGCCGAGAACAGCCTTCCCGTCAATCAAAGTGGGAAAGTGGATGAAACGGGTAAATTGAGTCAAATGAATTTGGCCTACGGCTTGAACCTCAACGATCAGACATACTTGGGGGCGAGCCTTGGGATTCAGACCTTAAATTATGATATGATCAGCACCCATGATGAGGCTTTTCCGGATGGCGAATTTTTTAACGGTTTTAGCTATACTGACGAACTTTTGGTAAAGGGAACAGGGGTGAACTTATCTTTGGGCGTGATACAACGTTTGACAGACGACCTTCGCTTGGGCGTGAATTTGACCACACCAACAATGATGAAGACCCAAGAAACCTATTATTCGCAAATATCTATCGACGATATTCCGAATGCAATCAACCCTGCTCCTGGGTTTAAAACAATTGCAACGGCTCCGAACGATTATCAATACCGCATTACTTCGCCTTTGCGGGCAAATGCCGGACTGGCTTATTTCTTGCCTCAAAAAATTGGGGTGTTCAGTGTGGAAGCCGAATACGTGGGTTACAAAGGGATGAAGCTAAAGGATAAGACGAGCCAACAGTGGTCTACGGATCAAAACAATGCGGTGAGTGCATTTTATAAGGATGTAGTGAACGTAAAGGCGGGTTTGGAGTTGAGACGCAAGAGTATGTATTTGAGAGGAGGACTGAATTACTTGGGTGATCCCTATGCTTTTGATGATGGAGTTGACCGCTCGAAAATTGTGGGATCAGCTGGTTTGGGATACCGTTCGGCCAAGTTTTTTGTGGATGTGAGCTTCAATATGACAAAATTCAACCAAGCTTACACTCCTTATACGTTGAGCGACCCAACGAAATATGCTTCGGCCAATGTGGATAATAAAAACGGGAATTTGGCCATTTCCGTGGGTACGTTTTTCTAG
- a CDS encoding shikimate kinase, which yields MTTNIFMLGMPSSGKSTLGRQLAKELNYDFLDLDKRIEIIEGKKIQEIFRLEGEEYFRKVESEQLKKIPTDDGLVIATGGGTPCFFDNMDFILENGISIFLDVPPEKLEERMKASRRNNRPMFKLENEDLLGTLTETYNNRIDCYKRASIVIEGDTDANTIMWILDAQFARG from the coding sequence ATGACCACTAATATTTTTATGTTAGGGATGCCCTCTTCGGGCAAGAGTACTTTGGGTAGACAATTGGCGAAAGAACTGAACTATGATTTCTTGGATCTTGATAAACGAATCGAGATAATCGAAGGAAAGAAAATCCAGGAAATATTCCGTTTGGAAGGTGAAGAATATTTCAGGAAAGTTGAATCGGAACAGTTGAAAAAAATCCCAACCGACGACGGTTTGGTAATTGCCACAGGCGGTGGCACCCCATGCTTTTTCGACAACATGGATTTTATACTCGAAAATGGAATCAGTATTTTTCTAGATGTGCCACCCGAAAAGCTCGAGGAAAGAATGAAGGCCTCGAGAAGAAACAACAGACCCATGTTCAAATTGGAAAATGAAGACCTGTTGGGCACATTGACAGAGACGTACAACAACAGAATCGATTGCTACAAAAGGGCATCTATTGTTATCGAAGGCGATACAGATGCCAATACAATCATGTGGATTTTGGATGCACAGTTTGCAAGAGGTTAA
- a CDS encoding BT_3928 family protein has translation MRALAQIARILVGIEFVFSGFVKVVDPYGTGLKLKEYFEVFALDLPAFSGFFEMLAHQSQLLSLLFCASEMILGVALLCSFKMPKTAWVVLLLMGFFTFLTFYSAYFNKVTDCGCFGDFLKLKPWHSFYKDIISLAVILIIFVFRKEYKQWKWALPLTVLGTIVAFSIGLYAKKYLPIIDFLPYAEGKSLPEQMAPTGVKPIIAYTFLEKESGKEIESQEFLMDTLQYEYLASRVLNEEEITPKITDFTVTDSEGNEFTEETLQGKKAVFIIKKIDKIEPEEIEAIKEFESAMQKNNIEVEFLTSVFLDEFSQFHKANNLSGKFFNTDEKVLKAMARTNSVLYVLDNGVVKGKWSSYNIPTPDKVLKVFND, from the coding sequence ATGCGTGCTTTAGCTCAAATAGCCAGAATATTAGTTGGAATCGAGTTTGTATTCTCGGGTTTCGTGAAAGTGGTGGACCCATACGGTACGGGGCTGAAACTGAAAGAATATTTCGAGGTTTTTGCTCTGGACTTGCCCGCCTTCAGTGGCTTTTTCGAAATGCTTGCTCACCAAAGCCAGTTGCTCTCTTTGCTCTTCTGTGCATCTGAAATGATTTTGGGCGTGGCTTTGTTGTGCTCGTTCAAAATGCCGAAAACAGCGTGGGTTGTGCTTTTGCTCATGGGCTTCTTTACTTTCCTCACTTTTTACTCTGCTTATTTTAATAAAGTGACGGACTGTGGCTGTTTCGGCGATTTCCTGAAACTGAAGCCTTGGCATTCGTTTTACAAAGACATTATAAGTTTGGCCGTAATCCTAATCATTTTCGTTTTCAGAAAGGAATACAAGCAATGGAAATGGGCTTTGCCCCTTACTGTGCTCGGTACAATTGTGGCATTTTCCATTGGCCTTTATGCTAAAAAATATTTACCGATTATCGATTTTTTGCCCTATGCAGAGGGCAAAAGTCTTCCCGAACAAATGGCTCCAACCGGAGTTAAACCGATTATCGCCTATACTTTTTTAGAAAAGGAATCGGGCAAAGAAATTGAAAGTCAGGAGTTTCTAATGGACACCTTACAATATGAGTATCTGGCTTCACGCGTATTGAACGAAGAGGAGATCACCCCAAAAATTACCGACTTCACGGTGACCGACAGTGAAGGAAATGAGTTTACGGAAGAAACGCTTCAGGGTAAAAAGGCCGTATTTATCATTAAGAAGATCGACAAAATCGAGCCGGAAGAAATCGAGGCCATAAAAGAATTCGAATCTGCAATGCAGAAAAACAATATCGAGGTTGAGTTTCTCACCTCTGTATTTCTCGACGAATTTTCACAGTTTCATAAAGCGAATAATTTGTCTGGGAAATTCTTCAACACCGATGAAAAGGTTTTAAAGGCAATGGCCAGAACAAATTCGGTCTTGTATGTGTTAGACAATGGTGTGGTGAAAGGAAAGTGGAGCAGTTACAATATTCCTACGCCAGATAAGGTTTTAAAAGTATTTAACGATTAA
- a CDS encoding DUF1599 domain-containing protein: protein MQNTETEYRKVIDACLDIFEKKNTDYGTSWKILRLPSITDQIFIKANRIRTIQEKGFSKVDEGQSPEFIGIINYCVMALILMDERFEDTSNYDFIAAYKQQIEEVIQLLFNKNHDYGEAWREMRISSMTDIILMKLLRIKQIEDNAGKTLISEGIKAGYQDIINYAVFCLIKLENN from the coding sequence ATGCAAAATACTGAAACAGAATACCGCAAGGTAATTGACGCCTGCTTAGATATTTTTGAAAAAAAGAATACAGATTACGGTACCTCTTGGAAAATTCTGCGGCTGCCTTCGATCACCGATCAAATCTTCATCAAAGCCAATCGTATACGAACCATCCAAGAGAAAGGCTTTTCGAAAGTCGACGAAGGACAATCGCCCGAATTCATTGGCATTATCAACTACTGCGTTATGGCCCTCATTTTGATGGACGAGCGTTTTGAGGACACAAGCAACTACGATTTTATCGCGGCCTACAAACAACAGATTGAGGAAGTGATCCAATTGCTTTTCAACAAGAACCACGACTACGGCGAAGCTTGGCGTGAAATGCGTATCAGTAGCATGACAGACATTATTCTGATGAAGCTTTTGCGAATCAAACAAATCGAAGACAATGCCGGGAAAACCCTCATTTCAGAGGGCATAAAAGCAGGGTATCAAGACATTATAAATTATGCTGTTTTTTGTTTAATCAAATTGGAAAATAATTAA
- the folP gene encoding dihydropteroate synthase — protein MNRKLICVNGQLLDFREPRIMGILNVTPDSFFADSRFSDQEAIEGRIGQMVEEGVDILDIGGYSTRPGAAEVSVQEELDRVLPAVQLAKEIAPDLPVSVDTFRARVASESVRAGAGIINDVSGGTLDDDMFDTVAELQVPYILMHMRGTPETMQSLAKYRNVLPEVLDEIQRPFSELRNRGLRDIVIDPGLGFAKTVEQNFELLQNLEHFRLFEAPVLVGLSRKSFIWKTLGKKPDEILSATSALHAVALLKKADILRVHDVKEAVEVRKLLNTNCLGL, from the coding sequence ATGAATAGGAAATTGATTTGTGTAAACGGGCAATTGCTCGATTTTCGCGAGCCCAGAATCATGGGCATTTTAAATGTAACGCCGGATTCTTTTTTTGCGGACAGCCGGTTTAGCGACCAAGAGGCTATAGAGGGGCGAATTGGTCAAATGGTAGAAGAGGGCGTCGATATACTTGATATTGGAGGGTATTCAACGCGGCCAGGAGCTGCCGAAGTTTCGGTACAAGAAGAGCTCGATCGCGTACTGCCGGCCGTGCAATTGGCCAAAGAAATTGCTCCTGATTTGCCTGTTTCGGTGGATACATTCCGTGCTCGGGTGGCTAGTGAATCGGTAAGAGCAGGAGCGGGGATAATTAATGATGTGTCGGGCGGAACACTGGATGACGACATGTTCGATACGGTGGCGGAACTTCAAGTGCCTTATATTCTCATGCACATGCGGGGTACTCCCGAAACCATGCAAAGTTTAGCTAAATATCGAAATGTATTGCCCGAGGTGCTCGACGAAATCCAAAGGCCTTTTTCGGAATTGCGGAATAGGGGCCTACGGGATATTGTGATCGACCCGGGTCTGGGTTTTGCAAAGACCGTGGAACAGAATTTCGAATTGCTCCAGAATCTCGAGCATTTCAGGTTGTTCGAGGCACCTGTTTTGGTGGGCTTGTCGAGAAAGAGTTTCATATGGAAAACATTGGGGAAAAAGCCCGATGAAATACTCAGTGCCACATCGGCTTTACATGCCGTGGCTTTGCTCAAGAAAGCCGATATTTTGAGAGTGCACGACGTGAAAGAAGCCGTAGAGGTTAGAAAGCTGTTGAATACGAATTGTTTAGGCTTATAA
- a CDS encoding fibronectin type III domain-containing protein, whose product MSNNYDASYVDTDVDDGKTYTYRVALRDTDTPAMTAYQTSESLMYTEYEGSLILNLLDKSDTWIFVHLSDQTTPSGATVSYDLKYSAPGVPEQVASFTPTNKKLENLNPNTEYKIVGVAYNVDNTPIYSDPIYVKTNRAKPDHAVSFKGINICPEKVTVQAQYADPSQFDTWEMYMNNSFVGSGFSDKIEQKVQGLVPGGTYTFKIIVTNETGSTSDEVVVHTTRYQGPTASGLMVLDQTITNDGGTVSWVNDPEDWNCNDKIRDVILISRVFVRQDGTVDSSVVYAEHKDITNYVVTGAGEKTWVGVYVKPFNEHHVLGDWTGPVWFRTYGPPDAPTDLKAVSRVDATGDNETLVTWMDPIDDNSPEDMYVIEVSINGGDFKFLSNIRKDAESFIHKPVQEGVTYTYRITGINQYGNGPYSEELEHMLDFSTAPNAPYNLQAMMADSGVRLSWLDDSDRESGFAVMRSMDGSSWDEIGTTAMNVTWFLDETATSGQTYWYQVVARNDVGDSGPSETVEFTYGATTAFVNVYPNPTVDGVNVRVASSASHTAQVSLIDQSNRKVIETSIKLDNGVGRLPLNGVVPGAYQLIIKTDGQQVSRKIYKY is encoded by the coding sequence TTGAGTAATAATTACGACGCGTCTTACGTGGATACTGATGTGGATGACGGGAAGACGTACACGTATAGAGTGGCTTTGAGAGATACAGATACACCTGCAATGACGGCTTATCAAACGTCGGAATCATTGATGTATACTGAATACGAGGGCTCTTTGATCCTCAATCTTTTGGATAAGTCAGATACTTGGATTTTTGTGCATTTGTCTGATCAAACAACTCCATCGGGGGCAACAGTGAGCTATGATCTAAAATACTCCGCCCCTGGGGTTCCTGAACAAGTGGCTAGCTTTACTCCAACAAACAAAAAGTTGGAAAATCTGAACCCCAATACAGAATATAAGATTGTCGGAGTGGCTTACAATGTGGATAATACCCCCATTTATAGTGATCCTATTTACGTAAAAACCAATAGAGCGAAGCCTGATCACGCGGTTTCCTTTAAAGGAATAAATATATGCCCTGAAAAGGTAACTGTTCAGGCTCAGTATGCGGACCCTTCCCAGTTTGATACTTGGGAGATGTATATGAACAACAGTTTTGTAGGAAGTGGCTTCTCTGACAAAATTGAGCAAAAAGTACAGGGCCTAGTGCCAGGGGGCACTTATACTTTCAAAATCATTGTCACAAATGAGACGGGCTCAACTTCTGATGAGGTCGTAGTGCATACAACAAGATATCAAGGCCCTACTGCAAGTGGTTTGATGGTATTGGATCAGACGATCACGAATGACGGAGGAACAGTGAGTTGGGTGAATGATCCAGAAGATTGGAACTGTAATGATAAAATCAGAGACGTAATACTTATTTCTCGTGTATTTGTGAGACAAGATGGAACGGTTGACTCTTCAGTAGTCTATGCTGAACATAAAGACATCACCAATTATGTAGTAACAGGTGCCGGTGAGAAAACATGGGTTGGTGTATACGTGAAGCCTTTCAATGAGCATCATGTATTGGGCGACTGGACAGGTCCGGTGTGGTTTAGAACTTATGGTCCGCCAGATGCTCCAACCGATTTGAAAGCCGTATCTAGAGTGGATGCTACGGGCGATAACGAAACATTGGTGACTTGGATGGATCCAATTGACGACAACTCTCCTGAAGATATGTATGTTATTGAAGTAAGTATAAACGGAGGAGACTTCAAGTTTTTGTCCAATATCCGAAAAGATGCGGAGTCGTTTATTCATAAGCCTGTGCAAGAAGGTGTAACGTATACCTACAGAATTACTGGAATCAACCAATACGGAAACGGCCCTTATTCTGAAGAACTTGAGCATATGCTCGACTTCAGTACTGCTCCAAACGCTCCTTATAATCTTCAGGCTATGATGGCTGACAGCGGTGTGAGACTATCTTGGTTGGACGATTCTGACAGAGAATCGGGTTTTGCGGTAATGCGATCTATGGACGGCAGTTCTTGGGATGAAATTGGCACAACAGCTATGAACGTCACTTGGTTTTTGGATGAAACGGCAACTTCGGGTCAAACATATTGGTACCAAGTTGTAGCTCGCAATGATGTGGGGGATTCGGGCCCAAGTGAAACCGTAGAATTCACTTATGGAGCAACAACTGCTTTTGTGAACGTATATCCAAACCCGACTGTGGATGGCGTAAATGTACGTGTGGCTTCAAGTGCTTCACATACTGCACAGGTTTCATTGATTGATCAATCGAACAGAAAAGTGATTGAGACGAGCATTAAGTTGGATAACGGTGTGGGTCGCTTGCCTTTGAATGGTGTTGTGCCCGGAGCGTACCAGTTGATTATCAAAACTGATGGTCAGCAAGTATCCAGAAAGATATACAAGTATTAG
- a CDS encoding thiolase family protein has protein sequence MKGDVYVYDCIRVPTGKAGGRYKSVLPESLAAFLIEEVLQRQNLSGCPLEIILGNSIGTMGNMARYASLLTSLPKSTLASTVDLQCGGSYQAIRMAMAQLKSGLNEVVIAGGMESNSLQPHRFYAKNDPRYTDGKAFLTANFNPQSTQSLAQSAEQLAHAFQITKDEMWDWVLESHHRAADFIQTAIYKRHVIDYDRKGPDQTVRVDLKREDLVRWSTKETIDRTNTAHYHDGAAVLVLGTEELGRRLDKKPMACIRDILILGVDPDEAPKGVIYGASELLEQHALKAKDIDIFEVNESFACKPLSFAKHFGLSDKKYLNVFGGNLAYGHPFAASGTMNLLHLILALKEKKQTFGLLSAGVAGGYGAAMLVENCE, from the coding sequence ATGAAAGGAGATGTCTATGTATACGATTGCATTCGGGTACCGACAGGGAAAGCGGGTGGTCGATACAAATCGGTGTTGCCCGAAAGCTTGGCGGCGTTTTTGATTGAAGAAGTTCTTCAAAGACAAAATTTGTCAGGCTGTCCACTGGAAATCATCTTGGGCAATTCAATCGGAACCATGGGCAATATGGCTCGGTATGCATCCTTGCTTACGAGCCTTCCCAAATCTACATTGGCTTCTACTGTGGATTTGCAATGTGGAGGGAGTTATCAGGCCATACGCATGGCGATGGCTCAGCTAAAGTCAGGTTTGAATGAAGTGGTAATTGCTGGAGGTATGGAGAGCAATTCGCTTCAACCGCATCGATTTTATGCCAAAAATGATCCGCGGTATACAGATGGAAAGGCATTTCTTACCGCAAATTTTAATCCACAAAGTACTCAATCTTTGGCCCAGTCTGCTGAGCAATTGGCTCATGCTTTTCAAATAACAAAGGACGAAATGTGGGATTGGGTTCTTGAAAGCCACCACCGAGCGGCAGATTTTATACAAACAGCGATTTATAAACGACATGTGATCGATTACGATAGAAAAGGGCCTGATCAAACTGTAAGGGTAGATTTGAAACGAGAAGATTTGGTACGTTGGTCGACAAAAGAAACCATAGATCGAACCAATACCGCTCATTATCATGATGGGGCAGCCGTTCTTGTTTTGGGTACAGAAGAACTTGGTAGACGTTTGGATAAAAAACCAATGGCCTGTATTCGGGATATACTGATTTTAGGAGTAGATCCAGACGAGGCTCCCAAAGGTGTGATTTATGGAGCCAGTGAGCTTTTGGAACAGCACGCTTTGAAAGCCAAGGATATAGATATTTTCGAAGTGAATGAGTCCTTTGCCTGTAAGCCCTTGAGTTTTGCCAAGCATTTTGGATTGAGTGATAAAAAGTATTTGAACGTATTTGGCGGGAATTTGGCATACGGCCATCCTTTCGCGGCCTCGGGCACAATGAATTTGTTGCATTTGATTTTGGCACTTAAAGAAAAGAAGCAGACCTTTGGGCTTCTTTCGGCAGGAGTAGCCGGTGGCTATGGAGCTGCCATGCTCGTGGAAAATTGCGAATGA
- a CDS encoding AMP-binding protein → MITDQIRIHAQNHPSKTALVLDGKAISYAQLERLTGAFEESLHGIQESTVLFRGDALENLCGMLACNQVGKSGIVLPLDFSEERIRTLRQEYQAVLWGKETSGGQGLDDSKTKEEHNDNFLGILTSGSTGEPKVIWKSDANWQKAFPYQSEIFGLTSEDRIFVVDALAYSANLNAVIHGLWLGATVVLGQFSQSRFWLKQWEQQQISAAFLVPSHCRLLTKSQFKYTGLKSLATAGEKLDVNTARFLLEKFPNVCLTEYYGAAELGHITYHQNWDIVHNPISVGKPFPEVQIAISEGEIQVHSPYVSEDFKERATVHDLGYFEGEHLILLGRAGRVFNRRGINIFAQEVENVALDCGLIQEAVLVSHSDSLEIQKLTLFYSPKKEGNISELELRKRMAEKLPKSKLPNFFKELKVIPHSDAGKIDFRALSKMCDEHHTKTATDSFVHFSF, encoded by the coding sequence ATGATTACTGATCAAATACGTATTCATGCTCAAAATCATCCATCGAAAACCGCTTTGGTTTTGGATGGCAAGGCAATTTCTTATGCCCAGCTTGAAAGACTGACGGGAGCATTTGAAGAATCTCTACACGGCATACAGGAAAGCACAGTTTTGTTTCGGGGAGATGCCCTGGAGAACTTGTGCGGAATGTTGGCCTGTAATCAAGTCGGTAAATCGGGGATTGTTCTTCCCCTGGATTTTTCTGAAGAAAGAATAAGAACACTTCGGCAAGAATATCAAGCAGTATTGTGGGGCAAAGAAACGAGTGGGGGGCAAGGACTTGATGATTCCAAAACAAAAGAAGAACACAACGATAATTTTTTGGGCATCCTGACATCCGGTTCAACGGGTGAGCCCAAAGTGATTTGGAAAAGCGATGCGAATTGGCAAAAGGCTTTTCCTTATCAATCCGAGATATTTGGTTTGACTTCGGAGGATCGCATTTTTGTAGTGGATGCATTGGCATATTCCGCCAATTTGAATGCGGTAATTCACGGCCTTTGGCTGGGAGCGACTGTTGTGCTTGGGCAATTTTCGCAATCGCGTTTTTGGTTGAAACAATGGGAGCAGCAACAAATTTCGGCAGCATTCCTGGTGCCTTCACATTGTCGTTTGTTGACTAAATCTCAGTTTAAGTACACCGGACTAAAGTCTTTGGCTACGGCAGGAGAGAAGTTGGATGTGAATACCGCCAGGTTTCTCCTTGAAAAGTTTCCGAATGTATGCCTCACCGAATATTACGGTGCAGCCGAATTGGGGCATATCACGTATCATCAGAATTGGGATATTGTACACAATCCGATTTCGGTGGGAAAACCGTTTCCAGAAGTGCAAATCGCAATTTCAGAAGGCGAAATTCAAGTGCACAGTCCCTATGTTTCTGAGGACTTCAAAGAAAGGGCAACTGTGCATGATTTGGGTTATTTCGAGGGCGAGCACTTAATACTTTTAGGGCGTGCAGGCAGAGTGTTCAACCGCAGGGGGATTAATATTTTTGCCCAAGAGGTTGAAAATGTCGCTTTGGACTGTGGACTGATTCAAGAAGCGGTTTTGGTTTCGCATTCAGATTCGCTGGAAATTCAAAAACTCACACTCTTTTATTCGCCTAAAAAGGAAGGAAATATATCGGAGTTGGAGCTGCGGAAACGAATGGCGGAGAAACTGCCAAAATCGAAACTGCCCAATTTTTTTAAAGAATTGAAAGTGATTCCCCATTCGGATGCGGGAAAAATCGATTTCAGGGCATTGAGTAAAATGTGCGATGAACACCATACGAAAACTGCTACCGACAGTTTTGTTCATTTCTCATTTTAA
- a CDS encoding TonB-dependent receptor plug domain-containing protein has product MLKYFFLCMGMAASLYAQDTLQVVDLAAIKVSTNIVQNELKSAARNVSIISQKDIALSPVKTLDGILQYALNLDVRSRSPLGVQSDISIRGGNFDQTLVLVDGIKMNDPQTGHHSLNLPVPIEMIDHIEVLQGGASRVFGPSAFSGLINVITKKNLDKHIVAEVAVGQYGLQKYALAAGFTSGKVSAMVSASKVKSKGYTHNTAFDRDMAYGKVDWAQKYGYLTVQGGYYGNDFGASNFYHPKFYEQYEETHARFLALTQNVQFSNKLSGTLNLSYRRHNDLYDFDKYRFSNIQNVNFHQSEVYDAEWKMRYLSNFGASAFGLEWRSEGILSNRLGDDLDSPKPVKNYEEVFYSKSKVRQNMYAYLEQQKQWNKFKLAGGALLNYNSQFGVNVYPGLDASYFLTGNSTLYASANRALRFPTFTELYLNTSTVQADPNLLPEKAMHYELGYKYFDSIFNLSASLFYKATKDAIDKVKRPSQAVPTIENIDHINMGGFDFQGQLSFANLWHKPKSVLQKVQFNYAYLLADRKEEGFQSFYSLNYLRHKLSTGVFLRLAHKLNATVWYTFKKREGQYQWDAETAPVAYRPVHLLDMRVDYNLGMIGLYFDLKNALNYNYYEYGFVEQPGRWASVGLKVQL; this is encoded by the coding sequence ATGTTAAAATATTTTTTCCTGTGCATGGGCATGGCGGCTTCGCTGTATGCTCAAGATACCTTGCAAGTTGTGGACCTTGCGGCAATCAAAGTCTCCACGAACATCGTTCAAAATGAATTGAAGTCTGCGGCTCGAAATGTGTCGATAATCAGCCAAAAGGACATTGCCCTTTCTCCGGTGAAAACCTTGGACGGCATTTTGCAGTATGCCCTTAATCTTGATGTGCGTTCGCGATCGCCATTGGGTGTGCAGTCGGATATCAGTATACGTGGTGGAAATTTTGACCAAACATTGGTGTTAGTGGACGGCATTAAGATGAACGATCCCCAAACGGGACACCATTCGCTGAACTTGCCAGTTCCCATCGAAATGATAGACCACATTGAAGTGCTGCAGGGCGGAGCTTCACGTGTGTTTGGCCCGAGTGCCTTTTCTGGACTGATCAATGTAATCACAAAGAAAAATCTCGATAAACATATTGTAGCCGAAGTCGCTGTAGGACAATACGGTTTACAGAAATATGCGTTGGCCGCTGGATTCACTTCGGGTAAAGTTTCGGCTATGGTTTCGGCATCGAAAGTGAAATCCAAGGGCTATACCCACAATACCGCCTTTGATCGTGATATGGCGTATGGGAAAGTCGACTGGGCACAGAAATATGGTTATTTGACCGTGCAAGGCGGATATTACGGCAATGATTTTGGAGCGTCTAATTTTTACCATCCCAAATTTTACGAGCAATACGAAGAAACGCACGCTCGCTTTTTGGCACTTACCCAAAACGTACAATTTTCGAATAAGCTTTCGGGTACTTTGAATTTGTCGTATCGAAGACACAATGATTTGTATGATTTCGATAAATACCGATTTTCGAATATACAGAATGTGAATTTCCATCAGTCTGAAGTGTACGATGCAGAATGGAAAATGAGGTATTTGAGTAATTTCGGAGCCAGTGCTTTTGGATTGGAGTGGCGTAGCGAGGGCATTTTGAGCAACAGATTAGGTGACGATTTGGATTCGCCAAAACCTGTGAAGAACTACGAGGAAGTCTTTTATTCAAAGTCGAAAGTAAGGCAGAATATGTATGCGTATTTGGAGCAACAAAAACAGTGGAACAAGTTTAAACTGGCCGGTGGAGCTTTGCTAAATTACAATTCGCAATTTGGTGTCAATGTGTACCCGGGTTTAGACGCCAGTTATTTCTTGACCGGCAACAGCACGCTCTATGCTTCGGCCAACAGGGCTTTGCGTTTTCCGACTTTCACAGAATTGTATTTGAATACATCTACCGTGCAGGCCGATCCCAATCTTCTTCCTGAAAAGGCCATGCATTATGAATTGGGTTATAAATACTTCGATTCAATCTTCAACCTTTCGGCTTCTTTGTTCTATAAGGCCACAAAAGATGCTATCGACAAGGTGAAAAGGCCCAGTCAGGCGGTGCCCACCATCGAAAATATAGATCACATAAACATGGGCGGTTTCGACTTTCAGGGGCAGTTGAGTTTTGCAAATTTGTGGCATAAGCCCAAGAGTGTGTTGCAGAAGGTGCAGTTCAACTATGCCTATTTGCTGGCCGATAGGAAGGAAGAAGGCTTCCAGTCCTTTTATTCCTTGAATTATCTGCGGCATAAGCTGTCGACGGGTGTTTTTCTACGTTTGGCCCACAAGCTCAATGCCACAGTGTGGTATACGTTTAAAAAACGCGAAGGCCAATACCAATGGGATGCCGAAACGGCTCCGGTGGCTTATCGTCCTGTACATTTGTTGGATATGCGGGTCGACTACAATTTGGGTATGATCGGTTTGTATTTCGATCTGAAAAATGCATTGAACTATAATTACTATGAATATGGTTTTGTAGAGCAGCCCGGGCGTTGGGCAAGTGTAGGCCTGAAGGTGCAGCTTTGA